Sequence from the [Clostridium] scindens genome:
GACCCCCAGTTCCTTCGCCAGTCCAGTCTCCGATACCTTTTTCCCTGGCTCCAACTTTTCTGCAATAATTGCATCCTTAATCGTATTATAGACGCAAGTACTCAGTAATGAATAATTTCCTTCCAGTTTCAATTCCATGCATATCCCTCGCTTTTGCAGATAGTATACCATTTTATGTAAAACTTGTCAATATATAGGATATTTTAACTAAAAACCGCCAAAATGGTATACCATTTTGGCGGTTTTAACATTTCTCTTAATCCAAATCAATAAAATCGACTTTAAATGTATCGTCTTCTTCCATATGACCCCGCTTCTTACTTGGCTGGCTGCTCAGCAATTCATCCAGGTCATCAATCAGTTCCTCAGATTCATCGCTGTCATTATCAAATCCATAGTCTTCCTCATAATCCACTTCGTCATACTCTTCTTCGAGATCTGCTTCTTCTCCAAAATCGTCAAAGTCGTCATCCTCAAACTCCTCGAAATCGTCAAAGTCATCCTCGTCTTGAACCTTGGCCTTCTGAACAGGCTTTCTTACAGCAGGCTCGCCCTTTGCTGCAACCGCCTTTGCTTTCTTGCCTTTGCCCTTTGCAGGAACCGCTTCTTCCTCGTCCAGATCGATTCCATATTCATCATACAGGTCATCCAGTTCCAGATTGCGGTGGTGTAGTTTCACGCCGATTACAATCAATACCACAACCAATACAAGGAAGGCCGCGATCGCCACGATAACCAGAATGTCCAGAAAATCTTCAATAAACTGAAGGATCTTCCCCCAGAGTCCCTTTGCCGATGCCTTATCGGCTGTATCATCGGTACCGGAATGCTTCAGGTATCTCTGATAAGTCTTATCTACCGTATCATACTGGTACAAGCCCTTCTGTCCATCTTTATTCAGGGCGTACATCACATAATACTCTGCATTATCCGTATCCTGCCATGCTGTAAAGTCCTTGCCATTCAAGGTAAATGTAGTCTTCTGATACTGCTTTGGAAGTTTGACGCTTCCATCGTCTCTCAATAAGACGATATAACTCTCCTGAGATATCTCAATTTCTTCAAAAGGAGAGAAGGAGCCGTCATTGCTGTTATAGAGGAAAAAGTCGCCGTCTCCGCCATCTACCGGTACCAGATACATGGCCGACTCGCCGCTGGCTTCCTGGGTAACTACCTGGCAAGTTGCGCCTTCGAATGTCGTCTCGCCTCTGACAAATCCTTCCGGGATCAATGCATCCGTAAAATCATTGCTGATCTTGTACTGTACGCCGTCAACCTCAACCTGTGATCCATCGCCGGTCGGAGCCGCAGTTCCTTCATCCTCGTTCTGAATCAGGGATGGATCTCCAGGGCCAATGGTTACTGAAGAACTTCCCTTTGTAATCTGAAGCGCTCCGCCGGATGCATCCGTTCCGGAGGCATCTGATACCTCCACCTTCGCGGTTCCCTCTGCCAGCGCCTGGAAGGTTATCTTATATTCCAGCGTGGTTCCGGAGCCGCTGCCCGAGATATTCAGGGTCCCATCGCCGCCGGATACGCTGTCTCCGCTGATGAATTTCAGCATGCTGGAGTCATAAGTCAGTGTCGCATCCAGAGACTGAAGATTGGAAGATGATGTTAACTTTGCTGTTACTTCTACCTCTGCCCCTACCGTTGTAGAAGGGTCTGTAAATCGTAATTCCGCAGATGCCGCATGGACAATCATGGAAATGCACGGACTTAGCATGCACACCACAGCGAATGCCGCAAGTGCTTTCTTAATTCTCCTCATGTATTCTACCTCGTTTTCTCTATACTCCATTTTATGATCAGCTATTGGGTGCCTGCATCCGGGGTGCCTTCCGACCCGCCGCCGGATGTCTCGCCTCCACTTCCGCCTCCGCCGCCATCATCTGGACCAGGCTGCGGCTGCGGGTCTGGCTCCGGCGTAGGGGTTGGCGTGGGCGTAGGAGTCGGCTGGCTGCTTCCGCCGCCACTGGTGCCGCCACTCGTGCCGCCGGAAGATGGCGTCTTCGTTCCGCCACTGGTGCCGCCACCTGTATAACTTTCATCCGGCTGCTGCATGACTCCCTGGCTTGCTTCGTCCGTATCCGCCTGCCGGTCTCCGGCCTTAGCCACAATCTTTCCACTGATCGTATTCACCGTGGAGGACGGCGAATATGTATCGCCTTCTCCATAGAAGAATTTATGAAGCTGCTCCACATTCTTATCCAGCGTGACAGGAATGACGACGCTTCCAATGTTGGCCAGTGTATCCGTAGTCTTATCAAATGGAAAGCCGATGGTCTCTCCTAACTTATAATCAAATGCATCCTTTGCGTATTCCAATATCTCCGCTAATGTGAAATTCGTGGATACCTCAGGAAATACCTTGTCAATAATCTTATTAATCTGCGCAAGGCTGGCGCCCTGTAATTTTCCTACAATCTTCGTCAGCACATCCCTCTGACGTTCTGCCCGCTTGAAATCGTCGCCCGCGGTATAGCGGATCCTGGCATAGGCTGTCGCCTGGATGCCATTTAATGTCTGCAGTCCCGGCTCTGTAACCCCGGCCGATTCTTTGCCCGTCACACGCATGATTTCCATCGCATAGCCGCAGATATAAGGAATCTCTTCTTCCTGTACGTCAATCTCCACGCCTCCGACAGCGTCTATGACATCAATCAGGGAGTTAAAATTCACCGTAACATAATGCTCGATATCCATATCAAGATTCTTATTCAGCATAGCAATTGCCGCTTCCGGCCCGCCAAAAGAATAGGCTGCGTTCGCCTTGTTAAGCGTCCCGTCGCTTTGTTCTAAAAGCGTATCACGGTATACGGAAGAAATCTTCACTTCCATGGTCTCCCGGTTAAGGCTTGCGATCATGATCGTGTCGCTCCTTGTATCCTTCTCCAGTTCATTATCCCGTGAATCAACGCCGAACAACGCTACATTCAGATATCCGGTTCCCCTTTGCCTGGCTTCCTCGGATACATTAAGCGCCTCCGGATCCAGTTTCGTCGTCTCTATCTTGGAGAGTTTGCTGGCCAGAATCACCGCTCCGGCTGTGGCAACCAATGCTACCGTTCCACCAAGAATGGCTCCAATCTTCTTACCCAACGACCAGGAAGCAAATCCACGCCTCTTGGATCTGCGCCCGCGTCTGTAATGTTTTCTCGTCTTTGCCATTATCCAATATCCTTTCTTCTCACCTTGCTTATGATAACACCTTACACTATATTACCCTATTTCCTGCCAAACTTCAATTAAAAATCCAGGTTTTTCGCCTATTTGCCCCAATATGTCGTGCTCATGGAACACCACTTTACTACCCATTGAGGAAGTTTTCTATAATTTTGTCCTAATTTGTATCCCAGATACTTGCATCCGCTCTTATATACGAGAACTGGTATCAGATATGGCTTCCTGCTCTTTAACAGATATCCCATGGTATTCTTTACCAGCCGGATCCCCTCGCTCTCTGAGCGAACCTGGGAAAACACCTCCGGGTTATCCGCCTGAGACACTGCCAAGTCGAAGTTCCTGTGAAACTGCTGCAGTCCCGAATAATTATGGGAATGAATCACCCTGGCCTCCGCCGCATAGGCGACCTTATACCCTGCCTGAACCATTCGGCCCGCCAGAATCATGTCTTCATTAAAAATCGTTCTCCTTGAAAACCCTCCCAGCGCTTCATATACGTCCCTGCGGTACGCCGCGCAAACGTTGGAACAGAAAAAAGTTTTGATCCCCAGTTCCGGGATGTCTTCTCTTCCCTTGATCCGGCTTTCCTCCGGATAGTTGAACTTCCTTGTATATCGCTCTATGAAATCACAATCGCCAGCCGGAAGCTGCCGTGCGTAGGATACCCCCACAAGTTCCTCCCCCAGCGGCTCGATCAGGTTCTCGATCAGCCTGGAATCTGCCGGCATGGCATCCTGGGTCATGAAAACCACGATCTTGGCATCTGACATGGAAAAGCCCAGGTTCCTGGTAGCCCCATGGTCAAAGTCCTCCTGATCAATATGCGAGACGATGACTCCCGGGATATGCTCGACATCCTCGGGAAAACGATCTGATCGTGTATTAATGACATAGATATGCCTGATGGGATAGTTCTGCTTTCCAAGCCTTTTCAACAGTTCTTCCAGCCTCCCATCCGGCCGGTAGGTTGGTATGACTACATCTACCCGCTCTGGATTATTCATCTTTTTGTTCATCCCTTTTCTTATTCTTATCGTATCCTACAAACCAGCACATCATTCCTGTAAGAATCAGCCAGAACCAAGTCGTAGGATTGCTGAACCAGGTGGTAAAAAATGCAAGCCCCAGATAGATCGCTATCTGCCCGTAGAACAGATAGGATACCGGGTTCTGGCTCTTCTTTACAACGCTCATTAAAACCTTCGCAACCGCTCCTATAATCACCGCAAATATAAATACGCCGACAATTCCAAAGTCATAATAGGCATCATAGAACATGGTCAGCGTGGTCAGTTCCTTCTTCGTCAGAAAAATGGGGAAAGACACCAGCTGAGGATAGAGAAACTTTAACCCGGTCAGCGCAAAAAACGGGAACAGCATCTTTAATCCATAGGTATGCTCCGTCAACTGTGCTACCATGCAGTTAAAATTCTCAAAGTTATTGGCCACATACATGTAGGGCTGGGTGATAAAGATGGGCATCTTGCTATATTTCATCTCGAATATGCTATTTAAGTATGTCACATCATGGTGGCGGAACACCGTCAGTATAATATATACAGGCACCAGCGCCACCAGAAGTATTACCATCGTCCGAAGCCGGATCCTTTTATTTACCATGATATATGTAACTACCGCAAATCCTACGGCAAACAGAAGCTGGAATCTGGATACGCATAAGAACGGCACTGCTACGGCCGTAAAGTTTGCCAGTACCAGTGCTGCTATTTTCTTCCATCCGATGTGTCTGCTCACTTTTAGGTACAGGATCGTGATGGCCGGTATCAGAATACAGCTGATGGTAAAATAGTGAACTCCTGATACATGGAAATATGAATAGGCATGAGGCTCGTCGGAGAATAGGGGGATAAATCCCACCTTAATCGCTTCGAAAACAAAACATGCGATCGAGACCGCCATCAGCCCTATAATGCAGAGGAATAGCCTTCCTGATTGGAATTCGTTCTTTTCCAGTTCCCGCTCTTCTACCTTTCCATACTTCCGTCCCCATTCATATCCGATGCCAAAACCAATATAGATCAGGAAGAAACTCAGCCAGGTAATATACTGCCAGTCACTCTGCAGCTTGCTCAGCTGCATGCAGGCGATTCCCTGTCCGCCAACCCAGGCCAAAGTAAAAAGCGCCCGAAGCTCGACCAGGCTTCCGGTCTCCCTTACCCAGTGGACATAAAGGTAGAGGGCCTCGCCCATCAGCAATATGCCTGACAGGTAATAAAGCCCTGCCAGGGAAGCAATATAACTGGCCAGAAACACCAGCATATATGTGCCATATTCCATTATAATGTTATTGCGCTCCCTCATTGCTTATGTCTCCTTCAAACGTGGTATTCATCGCATCCGTATCTTCCGTAACTCCGGTAAGATAGATGATGTCGTCATTAATCTGCGTTACCTTCTCCGATGGCTCGTAGGAATCCTCTTTAAACAGGTTCTGGTGAAGCTGCGTTACGTTATTGGCAAATCCGATCGGCACGACATAAGAGCCTTCATGATTCCTTACGTCCTCCCTGGTGGTTACCTGATAAGGGAATCCACCGGTCTGCACGATATTATAATTCAAAGCGTTGGCTGCAAATCCCAGCAGATCCTGGGTGGAAAAACTGGTAGAGATCATCGGGAAGATCTCATCGATCATCTTGTTCAATGTCAGCAGGTTCGCCTTCTTAGCCTTTTCCGCCGTCTTCTCCAGAACGATTCGCTGGCGCTCCGTCCGCTTAAAGTCCATGCCCTCGGTATACCGGATTCTGGCGTAGGCCACTGCGTGCACGCCGTCCACCTTCTGGGTTCCATCTTTTACTTCGATATCCTCCCAGTCCTTTCCAGCCACTTCCGCAGTCTCCACCGCATACTTGTTGCACCAGTCGGCCTCTTCCGCGGTCATATCCAGTTCCAGGCCGCCAAGCAGGTCGATGGTATTTACCAGCGCGGTAAAGTTCACGCTGACATAATTGTGGATGTCCAGGTCGAAATTCCGGTTCAGAAGACTGATCGCCTCTTCCGGGCCGCCCCGGTTATACGCCGAGTTGGCCTTCTCATATGTTCCGTCTTTCTGCTGAAGCAAGGTATCCCGGTAGATGGAGGTCAATGTCACATCGCTCGTATCATTGTTGATGCTTGCAATCATAATACAGTCGCTCTGTACCCCGCCGTCCAGTTCATCGTTTCTGGAATCCAGGCCGAACAGGGCGATATTCGTATACGGCCCGGTATCTTTATACGCCTCCAGGTTCTTGTCATTCAGGATATTAAAATCCAGCTTATCCAGTTTGAATATTCCGTAGGCCGTCACGCATAAGGCCGCCAGGATCAGCACCTCTGTAACCAGAAGGGCGATTCTCTTCCTGCGCCTCTTGCGCATTAATTTCTGTCTCTCTGCACGTGTCATTCTGTTCTTCATGCGCTTCTTTTTACTCATACGTATCTCCCTTGCGGATTAATATGCGTTCTTGTTCACAAATCCCTTGAAAAATGTCAGAAATAAAATCTTAAAATCGAACCCCAACGTCCAGTTCTCAATATAGTACAGGTCATGCTCGATCCGTTTCCGAATTGACGTATCCCCCCGAAAACCATTGACCTGGGCCCATCCTGTCAGCCCCGGACGTACCTGGTGCTTCACCATATATCTGGGAATCTCTTCCCTGAATTTCTCCACAAACTGCGGACGCTCCGGTCTTGGCCCCACCAGGCTCATATCCCCTTTGAGCACGTTGAACAGTTGAGGAAGTTCATCTATACTCGTCTTGCGGATAAATTTTCCTATGGGCGTCACCCTGGGATCATTCTGCACCGTCCATTTTGCCTTCTCCGACGCCGCATCCTGCACTACCATGGAGCGGAACTTATACATAGGAAAAGGCTTATTCTGAAGGCCAATGCGCTCCTGTTTAAATATCAGAGGTCCAGGCGAAGTTGCCTTGATGATCACAGACACCACAGCCATAACCGGCGAAAATAGAATCAGCGCCACAATGGCACCAAATAAGTCCACGCAGCGCTTGGTAAACGCATTCAGCGCGTTGCTAAGCGGCACATGGCGGATATTGATGACCGGAAGGCCAAGAAGGTCTTCCGTATAAGGCTTGGTCGGTATAATATTGTTATAATCCGGGATGAACTTGGTATGCACGCCGGACTTCTCGCACATGCTTACGATATGCTCCAGCTTATGATATTCTGCCAGCCCCAGGGTAATGGCAATCTCGTCCAGCTTGTTCTCCGGCAGAATGATGGTCAGGTTTTCCACCCTTCCAAGCACCTTAATCCCCCGGTACTCCGTGCCTCTAGGCTTATTGTCCGCCAGAATTCCCCTGACGATATATCCCCATTCCGGATTAGACAGGATCCTGTCGATATACTGTTCGGCGGCACGGCTGTAGCCAATCAAAAGGATATGCTTCTGGTTGTACCCTTTCTTTCGCATATTCCGCAAACCTTCGCGGATAATATTGCGCACCGTCACCTCAGAAAAGACATTTACGCAGAAAAACACGAAAAACATCGTTCTGGAAAAATCAGACTGCTTCGTCAAATACAGAAACAGGATATACGCCATCAGGCCGATGGTATTAGCCTGAACGATATGCCAGGCTTCATAACGCCTGCCCTGTACCCGCTTCGGCGTATATAACTGAAAGGCATAGTACAGGATCAGATATCCCGGCACGATAATAAGCAACGCCTTCATGTACTCCTGCAAAGATAAGAACCAGGGATCCAGTTCAAAGATGCCGCTCTTGAACCTGAGGTACCACGCCGCTGTATATGAGAATATAATTACCAGCGCATCTATCACTACATGAAGTCTATTTAACAATTTCTGATTGTCCTTAATCACTTTTCTCCACCCGATTTTCACTAGATATTGTGGCCGCGCAGATGTCAATTCCACATCCGCTACTGGTCATTACACTTTATAATACAATAATTTGCCAGAATCGACAACCCGTTGCAGTACACTTTTTCTTAACATTTCTTTAATATCTCTGAAACATTTACCGGTTTCCGGAAAGAATCTTCCATATTCCCGGCGTATATCTCGCCATAAAGCGACTTGTATAATAGCAGAATACGACGACCACGACAGGCAGGACCACAAAGAGAAGCATGCCGATATACATGCTGTCTCCTGCCATTTTATGGACGACTTTGTTGCCAAACTGGATGATCATGAAATGCACCGCATAGATGTAAAAGGTATTCCCCATCCATTCTCTTGCCTGCGGCAGTCGGATCAGGCATAGCAGATACCAGATCAGCATGGCTCCGCTCAAATAATACAGCAAGGTCCAGTAAAGGCTCGGATGCTGCTGGAGCATGATAAAAGAAAGGACAGAGCAGATGCAAAGAACTGCCGCGATCGCCTTTTGATGCAGCCCCTCTTCGATCGTCTGCCTCCAATGCCTTCCGATATAGGCTCCTGCCATATAGATAAACAGCCAGTTCGCCATGGCAGACACCGTACCGCTGTAAGCATCCAGACATTGGCTGGACGCAACGAAGTATAAGATTATGATTCCCGCCAGTCCGGTCCATCTATTCCGAATGATCAGATAAATCAATGGACATATGTAGATAAATACGATCAGAAACTGTAGAAACCAGAATACTGGATTATACGTATAAAACAAGAGGGCCTCCAGAATCTCTCGAAGATTCAAAGTAATCGCCTCATTTCCGAATATGCCGCTTAACACCGGAACCTTCGTCAGGACGTAATGTAAAAGGAAGTACAGCAGATTCCATACCCCAAAAGGAATCACGGTGCTGAAAAAACGGCTTTTCCACTTTGCCCCCAGTTTGTCCATCGTAAAATTCCGGTAGAACAGATATCCGGAGCAAAGGAAGAAGCCCGCGATAGCCAGTCTGGCAAATTTCTCCACCACAATGTATTCTATTGTATTTAGCATTTCCACGCGCTCCAGAAATATCCCTGAGTTCTCTGCATGAATCAAAATCACCAGGATACACAGTATAAAGTTATAATATTTGATACGATTGCTGAATTCCTGCTTCATATTTACTCCTATAAAAAGACATTCCTTTACAATACCGTAAGTTAATATAGCATATATCCTGAAATTTTGCTATAATAATGCAGTAATTGAAATTAAGGAATCGGAGTATGTATATGAAAGTAACGATCGTAATACCGAATTATAATGGCAAGCACTTCATGGAACCTTGCCTGGCTTCTCTGGAAAGGCAGACATGCCATGATTTTAAGATACTTGTGGTAGACAATGCCTCTACCGACGGGAGCCTGGAATATATGAAGGAGAATTATCCGGATATCGAAGTGATCGCCTTAGATAAGAACTATGGCTTCAGCAAAGCGGTCAATGTCGGCATCCGCCACTCCCGGACGCCCTACGTAATCTTGTTGAACAATGATACTACCGTAGATCCTCATTATGTTGAAGAAATGGTAGGCGCTATTGAACGCTCCCCCAGAATCTTCTCGGTCAGCAGCAAGATGATCCAGATGTATCACCCGGAACTCATCGACAGCGCCGGAGACCTGTATACAGTGATCGGCTGGGGTATCTGCCGTGGCACTGGAAGGCCTGTGGCCAATTATACCAAGGCAGATGAGATATTTACCGCCTGCGCCGGCGCGGCAATCTACCGCCGTTCGGCTTTTGAAAAGATCGGATATTTTGATGAGAGCCATTTTGCCTATCTGGAAGATATCGATGTGGGCTACCGCGCCAAGATCTATGGCTATAAAAACATGTATTGCCCGACCGCGCTGGTCTACCATGTGGGAAGCGGAACAAGCGGCTCTAAGTATAATTCCTTCAAGG
This genomic interval carries:
- a CDS encoding cohesin domain-containing protein, encoding MRRIKKALAAFAVVCMLSPCISMIVHAASAELRFTDPSTTVGAEVEVTAKLTSSSNLQSLDATLTYDSSMLKFISGDSVSGGDGTLNISGSGSGTTLEYKITFQALAEGTAKVEVSDASGTDASGGALQITKGSSSVTIGPGDPSLIQNEDEGTAAPTGDGSQVEVDGVQYKISNDFTDALIPEGFVRGETTFEGATCQVVTQEASGESAMYLVPVDGGDGDFFLYNSNDGSFSPFEEIEISQESYIVLLRDDGSVKLPKQYQKTTFTLNGKDFTAWQDTDNAEYYVMYALNKDGQKGLYQYDTVDKTYQRYLKHSGTDDTADKASAKGLWGKILQFIEDFLDILVIVAIAAFLVLVVVLIVIGVKLHHRNLELDDLYDEYGIDLDEEEAVPAKGKGKKAKAVAAKGEPAVRKPVQKAKVQDEDDFDDFEEFEDDDFDDFGEEADLEEEYDEVDYEEDYGFDNDSDESEELIDDLDELLSSQPSKKRGHMEEDDTFKVDFIDLD
- a CDS encoding LCP family protein — protein: MAKTRKHYRRGRRSKRRGFASWSLGKKIGAILGGTVALVATAGAVILASKLSKIETTKLDPEALNVSEEARQRGTGYLNVALFGVDSRDNELEKDTRSDTIMIASLNRETMEVKISSVYRDTLLEQSDGTLNKANAAYSFGGPEAAIAMLNKNLDMDIEHYVTVNFNSLIDVIDAVGGVEIDVQEEEIPYICGYAMEIMRVTGKESAGVTEPGLQTLNGIQATAYARIRYTAGDDFKRAERQRDVLTKIVGKLQGASLAQINKIIDKVFPEVSTNFTLAEILEYAKDAFDYKLGETIGFPFDKTTDTLANIGSVVIPVTLDKNVEQLHKFFYGEGDTYSPSSTVNTISGKIVAKAGDRQADTDEASQGVMQQPDESYTGGGTSGGTKTPSSGGTSGGTSGGGSSQPTPTPTPTPTPEPDPQPQPGPDDGGGGGSGGETSGGGSEGTPDAGTQ
- a CDS encoding glycosyltransferase family 2 protein, translating into MNNPERVDVVIPTYRPDGRLEELLKRLGKQNYPIRHIYVINTRSDRFPEDVEHIPGVIVSHIDQEDFDHGATRNLGFSMSDAKIVVFMTQDAMPADSRLIENLIEPLGEELVGVSYARQLPAGDCDFIERYTRKFNYPEESRIKGREDIPELGIKTFFCSNVCAAYRRDVYEALGGFSRRTIFNEDMILAGRMVQAGYKVAYAAEARVIHSHNYSGLQQFHRNFDLAVSQADNPEVFSQVRSESEGIRLVKNTMGYLLKSRKPYLIPVLVYKSGCKYLGYKLGQNYRKLPQWVVKWCSMSTTYWGK
- a CDS encoding O-antigen polymerase gives rise to the protein MRERNNIIMEYGTYMLVFLASYIASLAGLYYLSGILLMGEALYLYVHWVRETGSLVELRALFTLAWVGGQGIACMQLSKLQSDWQYITWLSFFLIYIGFGIGYEWGRKYGKVEERELEKNEFQSGRLFLCIIGLMAVSIACFVFEAIKVGFIPLFSDEPHAYSYFHVSGVHYFTISCILIPAITILYLKVSRHIGWKKIAALVLANFTAVAVPFLCVSRFQLLFAVGFAVVTYIMVNKRIRLRTMVILLVALVPVYIILTVFRHHDVTYLNSIFEMKYSKMPIFITQPYMYVANNFENFNCMVAQLTEHTYGLKMLFPFFALTGLKFLYPQLVSFPIFLTKKELTTLTMFYDAYYDFGIVGVFIFAVIIGAVAKVLMSVVKKSQNPVSYLFYGQIAIYLGLAFFTTWFSNPTTWFWLILTGMMCWFVGYDKNKKRDEQKDE
- a CDS encoding LCP family protein — protein: MSKKKRMKNRMTRAERQKLMRKRRRKRIALLVTEVLILAALCVTAYGIFKLDKLDFNILNDKNLEAYKDTGPYTNIALFGLDSRNDELDGGVQSDCIMIASINNDTSDVTLTSIYRDTLLQQKDGTYEKANSAYNRGGPEEAISLLNRNFDLDIHNYVSVNFTALVNTIDLLGGLELDMTAEEADWCNKYAVETAEVAGKDWEDIEVKDGTQKVDGVHAVAYARIRYTEGMDFKRTERQRIVLEKTAEKAKKANLLTLNKMIDEIFPMISTSFSTQDLLGFAANALNYNIVQTGGFPYQVTTREDVRNHEGSYVVPIGFANNVTQLHQNLFKEDSYEPSEKVTQINDDIIYLTGVTEDTDAMNTTFEGDISNEGAQ
- a CDS encoding undecaprenyl-phosphate glucose phosphotransferase → MIKDNQKLLNRLHVVIDALVIIFSYTAAWYLRFKSGIFELDPWFLSLQEYMKALLIIVPGYLILYYAFQLYTPKRVQGRRYEAWHIVQANTIGLMAYILFLYLTKQSDFSRTMFFVFFCVNVFSEVTVRNIIREGLRNMRKKGYNQKHILLIGYSRAAEQYIDRILSNPEWGYIVRGILADNKPRGTEYRGIKVLGRVENLTIILPENKLDEIAITLGLAEYHKLEHIVSMCEKSGVHTKFIPDYNNIIPTKPYTEDLLGLPVINIRHVPLSNALNAFTKRCVDLFGAIVALILFSPVMAVVSVIIKATSPGPLIFKQERIGLQNKPFPMYKFRSMVVQDAASEKAKWTVQNDPRVTPIGKFIRKTSIDELPQLFNVLKGDMSLVGPRPERPQFVEKFREEIPRYMVKHQVRPGLTGWAQVNGFRGDTSIRKRIEHDLYYIENWTLGFDFKILFLTFFKGFVNKNAY
- a CDS encoding acyltransferase family protein — its product is MKQEFSNRIKYYNFILCILVILIHAENSGIFLERVEMLNTIEYIVVEKFARLAIAGFFLCSGYLFYRNFTMDKLGAKWKSRFFSTVIPFGVWNLLYFLLHYVLTKVPVLSGIFGNEAITLNLREILEALLFYTYNPVFWFLQFLIVFIYICPLIYLIIRNRWTGLAGIIILYFVASSQCLDAYSGTVSAMANWLFIYMAGAYIGRHWRQTIEEGLHQKAIAAVLCICSVLSFIMLQQHPSLYWTLLYYLSGAMLIWYLLCLIRLPQAREWMGNTFYIYAVHFMIIQFGNKVVHKMAGDSMYIGMLLFVVLPVVVVVFCYYTSRFMARYTPGIWKILSGNR
- a CDS encoding glycosyltransferase family 2 protein, whose amino-acid sequence is MKVTIVIPNYNGKHFMEPCLASLERQTCHDFKILVVDNASTDGSLEYMKENYPDIEVIALDKNYGFSKAVNVGIRHSRTPYVILLNNDTTVDPHYVEEMVGAIERSPRIFSVSSKMIQMYHPELIDSAGDLYTVIGWGICRGTGRPVANYTKADEIFTACAGAAIYRRSAFEKIGYFDESHFAYLEDIDVGYRAKIYGYKNMYCPTALVYHVGSGTSGSKYNSFKVKLSARNSVYLNYKNMPLLQLILNLIPLVLGYLVKYAFFLKKGWGKDYKEGVTEGLKTMKAQKKVPFRLKHLPNYLMIEIELIVHTFSYAKDWLTRKLLKR